The proteins below are encoded in one region of Silene latifolia isolate original U9 population chromosome 2, ASM4854445v1, whole genome shotgun sequence:
- the LOC141638928 gene encoding F-box/FBD/LRR-repeat protein At1g51370-like, with protein MCNKDLQVSKRGRKENNDQLSQLPDEILLDILSLLPFKYAIVTSALSRRWRWLWTHLPNIDISINSDFRDQREEFSSAMDHLLSKFTSQSIQRFSLDLGNYREDLFLFNKRDRNYANFPRWFDWLCKRKQVRELRFRLRGGPRFPNYHFPDHPMSIFQISSLVVLHLTPWFLTDEDYDASNALFHLPNLKHITVELFAWNAVGLEKLVSSSPSLQHLSLLASFVTNKEYHTLNISNPSLKRLEINLGDPIVVVINTPNLEYVSVHFHFFNQNTSYQVSFVNPPPRLCTSSLWTWSDYRDDIFMPSSNLFTVISNVTSLTVTDTKPTPLMAPTTFTRLTRLKLRLSTFINRHEGALFSGLSLLHQCPVLEVLIFDMSGYSGYFSPYPQPWSSPDSTPKCLVTSVKRIEIVACSFVYELENALLGLLNYLLGSTKVLELLRINFAAHSLHKYRPDQARSDELHFLRKLLEFHVTFPHCSLEVSGIYHKLMGGVIKPASSVGSLQQN; from the coding sequence ATGTGTAACAAGGACTTACAAGTGAGCAAAAGAGGTAGGAAGGAGAACAATGATCAGTTGAGCCAACTGCCGGACGAGATACTCCTGGATATACTATCTCTTCTACCCTTTAAATACGCCATCGTCACGTCGGCGTTATCACGACGGTGGCGTTGGCTATGGACACATCTACCCAACATCGACATCTCAATCAACTCTGACTTCCGTGACCAAAGGGAAGAGTTTAGTAGTGCCATGGACCATCTCCTTTCAAAATTCACCTCCCAATCCATTCAAAGATTCAGCCTAGATCTCGGAAATTACCGGGAAGACCTCTTCTTATTTAACAAACGAGACCGAAACTATGCTAATTTTCCTCGCTGGTTTGATTGGTTATGTAAAAGAAAGCAGGTACGAGAATTAAGGTTTAGACTACGGGGAGGGCCTCGATTCCCCAATTACCACTTTCCTGATCATCCAATGTCTATTTTCCAAATATCTTCCCTTGTCGTGCTTCATCTTACACCTTGGTTTTTGACAGACGAAGATTATGATGCTTCTAATGCCTTGTTTCACCTCCCTAATTTGAAACATATTACGGTCGAATTATTTGCTTGGAATGCCGTGGGTTTGGAGAAGCTTGTTTCTTCTTCCCCTTCCCTccaacatttgtccttgttggcTTCTTTTGTGACTAATAAAGAATATCATACTCTTAATATATCTAATCCCTCTTTAAAGCGGTTGGAGATTAATCTCGGAGATCCCATTGTTGTTGTGATAAACACGCCTAACTTGGAGTATGTGTCCGTTCATTTCCACTTCTTCAATCAAAATACATCTTACCAGGTTTCTTTTGTCAATCCTCCACCCAGGTTGTGTACTTCGTCTCTTTGGACATGGAGCGATTATCGGGATGATATTTTTATGCCTTCTAGTAACTTGTTTACAGTTATTTCCAATGTTACATCCCTCACTGTTACTGATACGAAACCAACTCCTCTAATGGCACCAACCACCTTCACACGCCTGACTCGTTTGAAGCTCCgtctgagcacatttattaacaGGCACGAGGGGGCTTTATTTTCGGGGCTGTCTTTGCTGCATCAGTGCCCTGTGTTGGAGGTCCTTATATTCGACATGTCAGGATATTCAGGATATTTTTCCCCATACCCACAGCCTTGGTCATCACCCGATTCCACACCTAAATGTCTAGTAACTTCTGTCAAGAGGATCGAGATAGTAGCATGCTCTTTTGTTTATGAGCTTGAGAATGCATTGTTGGGTCTCCTCAACTATTTGTTAGGGAGCACTAAAGTTTTGGAGCTGCTTCGGATCAATTTTGCTGCCCATTCTTTACATAAGTATAGGCCTGATCAAGCAAGATCCGATGAACTACACTTCCTCAGGAAACTGTTGGAGTTCCATGTCACCTTTCCACACTGCTCCTTGGAAGTTTCTGGAATTTATCACAAATTAATGGGGGGAGTTATCAAGCCAGCTTCTTCAGTGGGTTCCCTCCAACAAAATTAG